The Neorhodopirellula lusitana DNA window GCGAGAAAATCGCCGCGCATCCCAAACCGGTGCGGGGGCTACGAAGGACGTTCGTCCACCCCGAGACTAAGCGTGCACGCGTCGCTGAGTACGAACGCATTGTTGAGTACATCGCTGGCGATTGTCGAACTAGCCCAAGGCTGACTGTTCGACTCGCGAGCGGTTGTTAGGAGCGATCGCGTAATTCAGGGTGAGGCAATCGGCCGTAGGCATGAGCTAGCATTTTCAGCGGGTGGATCGCGTCGTAATCTCCCCCGTGCTGCATTTGCAATTTGCATGCACTGCATTCCGTCGTTGGCGTTGCGTGAGTGGCTTTGCGAACGGCCGAGATCATCGGCCAGCCGATTCGCAGGCTGTTACGGTAGTTCTTCCGCTGCAGTCCCCACGTCCCCGCCATCCCGCTGCATCCCTTGTTGAGTACCTCGACTTCCAGTTCGGGGACCAAGCCCATTAGCTTCGCGGCTGACATTTCATGGTCAAGCACGCGGCTGTGACAGGGTTGGTGATACAGCATGCGATGCTTGATCGGCTCAAACTCCAGCGCCAACCGGTTTTCCCGATGCAGCGACCACAGGTATTCGCATGCCTCGTGGGAATGCTTGGCCACTAAGTGAGCGTCCTCGCTATCGAGCAAGTTGGGGTACTCGTGCTGCAAGCACAGTGCCGCCGCGGGTTCGGTCGCCAGGACCGTGTAGCCTTGCCGAACTGCGTCAGCCAGGATCCGCACGTTGCGTTTCGCAACGCGCCGCGCTCCCTTCAGATCGCCAGCCGTGATGCGGGCCATCCCGCTAAGCGCTTGCCCCGAGGGAACGTAGAAGCCAATCCGGTTGTGCAACAGGATTTCGGCCAGCGCCCGCCCAATTTCGGGATCGTGATAGTTGGCAAAGTGGTCCACAAAATAAACCACCTTCAGTCCGCCATGAGGTGACGCTTTGTGCCACCGCCGACGCGTTGCGTAGCGAACAAACGATTCGCTGGCCAATGGTGGCACCTGGCGCGCCGACGAGAATCCGAACAGCTTCTCGCCGAGCCACCGGACCATCCTGCGCCGCAACAGGAAGTTCGACAGCCACGCGACACGCGACGCAACAGCGGCGACCACGTCGATCCGCCCAATCAACCAATCCGATAGCGGCAGCCCATTGGTGGCGACGTATTGGGCCTTGATCTCACCTACCACTTTGGGAATATCGACTTGTGCCGGGCACTCAACCCGACAGGAATGGCAATTGAAGCAGAGGTCCGCCACCGCTTTCGCACGCTCGCCCGTCAATTCGTCGACCGGCAATTCACCGCTCAATACGCCACGCAATAAGTTCGCTTTCGCGCGAGGCGATGCCTCTTCGGCGGCACTGATACGAAACATCGGGCATTGTCGCTCGTCCGGATTGTGCGATCGGCATCGCGAGCAACCGTTGCATGCCCGAGTTGCTTTCGTGATCGGAGCACTGCCAGGCCACTGCTGGAGGACTTCGAGCTGGGGCATCGGTTCGTGTGGCAACAGCGAAGCCACTAGCCGCGTCGTTGGCTTCAAGTTTGGTTCCGGAGCCTCGGTCGGTAAAGTCGACTGGCTATCAAGGTTTTCGGAAGTGGCGGTTGTCGCGGCTGTTTTCGCCGAGCTAGCTGTTTTTGCCTCGCTTTCAGTTGGCGCTGGAAGGATTGGATTGGCGGGCGATGAGTCATCGGACCGTCGCATCGGCAGCACGCTTCTTCCCGCCGCCACAATGTCGATCGTGTGGTGGATCGGCCTGAGGTTTTCATCCGGTTTCTGGAATATCGCACCGAACAGCTTGCCAGCATTGAAGCGATGTTGAGGATCGAACAATCGCTTGACCTGCCCCATGGCTGGCCACAACTCGCCAAATTGCAAAGGCATCAGGTACGAACGACTGAGACCGGCGGCGTGTTCAACGCCTATTTGCCCGCCCTGTTTCCACACGACTTCAGCGATCGCTTCGCTAATCGGACGGATCTTTTGACGATCGGATATTTCGCCCAAGTCCAGCATCGGACGAATGTGCAACTGGCCATGACCCGCGTGCGCGAACACGGTTGCGGTCGTTTGAAAACTCTTTAACACATCTTGGACCGCAACCAGCATTTGCGGCAACAATTCCGGGGGCGAATAAATGTCCTCCACAAACGGCAATGGCAACGCGTTCCCTCGAACTCGATATTGCCGCTGAATGACGCGTCGAAACAACGCCCAGTATAGGTCTCGTTCGTCGTTGCGAATCGTGTCTTGTGAAACGAATGCCGCGTCTGGACCGGTCGCCAAAGTTTGACGCATGATGCCCAGTCGATGGTATAGATCGCCGAGCGACTCACCTTGAATCTCGACCAGCATGCCAGCTTCCGCTTCGCGAGGAACCAGGTCAGCGAACCGTCGCTCGCTTTCACGGGCGATTTGCAGCATCCGGCGATCCATCACATCGCAAGCGATTGGGCCGTGGCTTAGGGCGGATACTGCCGAACGCATCGCTGAGTCCAGTCGATGGAAGAATAACAGCACCACGCCGCGGTGCGCCGCAATGGTTTCCGTTCGCAGTGTTGTGTCGACCATCACACCCAGCGTGCCCTGCGTTCCGACAAAGAACTTCGCTAAATCGACGGTCCCGTTTTCGCTGACAAAGTCGTCCAGCCGGTATCCGTTGCTGGCGGGCGAACGGAACGGTGACGATTCAAGTTGACTGCTGAATTGACTGCGGATCTCGGTCAGTCCGCGAGCGACCCGATTCAGGAATTCATGATCCTGGATGTTCGCATTGCCGTCCGAATGAATCATGTATTGGTCGGCCGGGTGTTGGCCGAGTTCCGCGAGACGCCCACTCGCGTTGACGATTCGCACCGATTCGATGGTGTCTCGAGCGGAACCGCTTCGCAAGTAGTGGCTGCCCGAGGCGTTCGTCGCGATGACACCCCCCATCGTTGTGATCGCGCGTGTGGCGGGGTCGGGGCCATACCAACGACCGTATTGAGCCAGCACGCGGTTCACGCTGGCAAGCGTCGCGCCACTTTGCACGACGACTCGCGTGCCCTCATCTAGGACCGTCACGCGCCGCATGTGTGTCGACATGTCCAGGACAATTCCCGGGCCAAGTGATTCGCCAGCCACCCCGCTTCCGCTTCCGCGTGGATGAATCGTTAGGTCTTGGTCATTCGCATAGGACACCGTCGCCGCGACATCGGCAGGCGAACGAGGACGCACCACCGCCAACGGGCGAATTTGGTAGATACTGGCGTCGGACGCGTACAGCTGCAACGAAGTATTGTCGCAAAGCACCTCTCCGTCGACTAAGCCGCGGAGGTCATCGTGCAATCGTTGCCGGTCTAGATCAGTTCGCATCTAAGCCATTACGACTCAGATAGCTACCTTCCGTCAAGACCGGGCGTACGCTGAACCGCGACAATTGGTGTTTATGCTCGTAAATCCACCAACCCCCAATTCACCTGTTCCGGCCGATCCCGGTCCATGCTGGAGAACCGATCCACGGGATTAAGCGTCCGGGTGGAATAGCTTCAAGCTGGGGGCTTTGCCGTTGGAATGTGAGAGCGGCTTGACTTCGGTCGACGGAATCCCGCTCATCACTTCTTTCAGGCGAGCCAGGTCACCGCGTTGTGATTGTGGCGAAGTCCGATCTACCGCACCGACAACGACAACAGTGTCGTGGGCTCCGGCCCCTTGCACTGCCCACTGAATTGCTCGTTCTTGGTCGGCAACCAATCGCATCGCCGCACAGTCTTCCACTCCGTCCAGCACGCCATGGCTGAGCGACAGGAATTGTTCCTTGGATGACGGATGGCAGGTCAAGACGCAGTGATCAGGCATCGTTTCAAGCAAACGTCCGTATAGCATCAAGGTTTCTGCACTGTCGCAACGATCAACGGCCAGCACGCACCAAAGCTTGGGCGTTCGCTGGTTTTGTTGCTGCAATCCCTTTTTCGTGAATGACAAAATGGGTGCCGCATCTTCGCTTCGTTGTCCAGCGAGCTCCCGAATCGAACGCAAGAGGAATGCCAAGCGTTCCGGCGTTCCGGCAACATCCAGAATCATTTCAGGTTGTTGTTGGGCGGTGTCCCAATCCGGATTGGAAATTCGTTCGCATCGCCCCGGTACTTCGCGAAGTTGACTCAGGGATTCTGCAATCTGAACAAGCGGGTTGTGTGTGATCACGCCCACGGCCGCGGCTGCGGCCAGTGAAGTTGGGAACAGACCCTGCCCGAGCATCGATTCCAGCAATGCCGAATTCATCTCGTGCGAGATCATGGCGGTTAAGCAGCCATCTTCATTGCGAACCGTTTGCAGTGAAAGGTCGGCCGCTGAGTCGACATCGTATGTAAATACATTCAGGCCTGACTCTTGTACGGCCCGGTTGACCGCTTCGTCGCTGGCTGGGATTACCAAAACGCCTTCGCGAGAAACACGTTCGATGGCGGTCTCCAGCGAGGTGGGACCAAAGTCATTGCGTCGTTCGGAACGACCGACCACCACGAGAATGTCGAACTGGACCGAATCGTAACCGCCACTTCGCAGTGCTTGATCATTCAGTTCAATGATCGATACGGCGGCACCGGAATCGGCGGCTTCGGAGAGTCGCACTAAAAGCTCGGCACCACTTGGGTAAGCATCCGCGGAGACTTCAGTGCCGATGCCATCGCTGTGCGCCAGGTCGGTTTCGTAGGCAACTCGGCAAGGCGATTCACGTAAAACGGTGGCCATGCACAACGCGGTCGTGGATTTTCCGCTATCGCCAACGATGCCAACGGTGATCAATCGTTGGTCAGGTCGAGCGCCGGTTTCGTCGGCAAGTTGGTTCGCTGTGATTTCCGCCAGGGCGCGATCGGTATCGCTGACAATGCACTGAGGTAGCGGTGCTGGCAAGATTTGCTCGGTCAGTACACCAGCTGCTCCGCGGGCAAGGGCTTGGGAAATCAACTCGTCGGGGCAATCAACGCCTAGGCGGTAAACCACTAATTGTCCGGGAGTGCAATTCTCGGCCGATTCCGCGATCGATGAAAAGACGATGTTTTCACCGCTGAAGAAACGTGCTTTGGGAAGCAGATCCTTTAGCGAGCATTCATCGGAGGTTGTGTCTGTTTCGGCCGCGTCAGCCAAATTGGAGGCTGTGTTGGTTGCGTCGACTGGAACGTGAGGAATGACGTTCGGTGGAACTTCGACAGTTTCGGCATCGATGTCAGCAGGC harbors:
- a CDS encoding FAD-binding and (Fe-S)-binding domain-containing protein, translating into MRTDLDRQRLHDDLRGLVDGEVLCDNTSLQLYASDASIYQIRPLAVVRPRSPADVAATVSYANDQDLTIHPRGSGSGVAGESLGPGIVLDMSTHMRRVTVLDEGTRVVVQSGATLASVNRVLAQYGRWYGPDPATRAITTMGGVIATNASGSHYLRSGSARDTIESVRIVNASGRLAELGQHPADQYMIHSDGNANIQDHEFLNRVARGLTEIRSQFSSQLESSPFRSPASNGYRLDDFVSENGTVDLAKFFVGTQGTLGVMVDTTLRTETIAAHRGVVLLFFHRLDSAMRSAVSALSHGPIACDVMDRRMLQIARESERRFADLVPREAEAGMLVEIQGESLGDLYHRLGIMRQTLATGPDAAFVSQDTIRNDERDLYWALFRRVIQRQYRVRGNALPLPFVEDIYSPPELLPQMLVAVQDVLKSFQTTATVFAHAGHGQLHIRPMLDLGEISDRQKIRPISEAIAEVVWKQGGQIGVEHAAGLSRSYLMPLQFGELWPAMGQVKRLFDPQHRFNAGKLFGAIFQKPDENLRPIHHTIDIVAAGRSVLPMRRSDDSSPANPILPAPTESEAKTASSAKTAATTATSENLDSQSTLPTEAPEPNLKPTTRLVASLLPHEPMPQLEVLQQWPGSAPITKATRACNGCSRCRSHNPDERQCPMFRISAAEEASPRAKANLLRGVLSGELPVDELTGERAKAVADLCFNCHSCRVECPAQVDIPKVVGEIKAQYVATNGLPLSDWLIGRIDVVAAVASRVAWLSNFLLRRRMVRWLGEKLFGFSSARQVPPLASESFVRYATRRRWHKASPHGGLKVVYFVDHFANYHDPEIGRALAEILLHNRIGFYVPSGQALSGMARITAGDLKGARRVAKRNVRILADAVRQGYTVLATEPAAALCLQHEYPNLLDSEDAHLVAKHSHEACEYLWSLHRENRLALEFEPIKHRMLYHQPCHSRVLDHEMSAAKLMGLVPELEVEVLNKGCSGMAGTWGLQRKNYRNSLRIGWPMISAVRKATHATPTTECSACKLQMQHGGDYDAIHPLKMLAHAYGRLPHPELRDRS
- a CDS encoding Mur ligase family protein, with the protein product MSTISDGASVWSSEGVSPADIDAETVEVPPNVIPHVPVDATNTASNLADAAETDTTSDECSLKDLLPKARFFSGENIVFSSIAESAENCTPGQLVVYRLGVDCPDELISQALARGAAGVLTEQILPAPLPQCIVSDTDRALAEITANQLADETGARPDQRLITVGIVGDSGKSTTALCMATVLRESPCRVAYETDLAHSDGIGTEVSADAYPSGAELLVRLSEAADSGAAVSIIELNDQALRSGGYDSVQFDILVVVGRSERRNDFGPTSLETAIERVSREGVLVIPASDEAVNRAVQESGLNVFTYDVDSAADLSLQTVRNEDGCLTAMISHEMNSALLESMLGQGLFPTSLAAAAAVGVITHNPLVQIAESLSQLREVPGRCERISNPDWDTAQQQPEMILDVAGTPERLAFLLRSIRELAGQRSEDAAPILSFTKKGLQQQNQRTPKLWCVLAVDRCDSAETLMLYGRLLETMPDHCVLTCHPSSKEQFLSLSHGVLDGVEDCAAMRLVADQERAIQWAVQGAGAHDTVVVVGAVDRTSPQSQRGDLARLKEVMSGIPSTEVKPLSHSNGKAPSLKLFHPDA